In Sphingomonas sp. SUN019, one genomic interval encodes:
- a CDS encoding DoxX family protein gives MRGDGRGRAVARWLLIAFYGVAGVAHLIVTDAMVAIVPRLVPFPREIVILTGLCEMAGAIGLMTMRWRVAAGWGLAAYALCVWPANMQHAIHDLGAGTGLSIWYHAPRLALQPVIIWWALWASGAIDWPWRSQHDANPRGERGQREI, from the coding sequence ATGCGTGGCGACGGGCGCGGCCGGGCGGTTGCACGCTGGCTGCTGATCGCTTTCTACGGCGTTGCGGGCGTGGCGCATCTGATCGTGACCGACGCGATGGTGGCGATCGTGCCGCGGTTGGTGCCGTTCCCGCGCGAGATCGTGATCCTGACCGGACTATGCGAAATGGCCGGGGCGATCGGGCTGATGACGATGCGGTGGCGCGTCGCGGCGGGGTGGGGGCTGGCGGCCTATGCCTTGTGCGTGTGGCCCGCCAACATGCAGCACGCGATCCACGATCTGGGGGCGGGGACGGGCCTGTCGATCTGGTATCACGCCCCCCGGCTGGCGTTGCAGCCGGTGATCATCTGGTGGGCGCTGTGGGCTAGCGGCGCGATCGACTGGCCGTGGCGGTCACAGCACGATGCCAATCCGCGGGGCGAGCGCGGTCAGCGCGAGATATAA
- a CDS encoding DUF3667 domain-containing protein encodes MSDAATTPATCPFCDAPASGRFCSSCGKEVALHGTSAAVLRDTFGLKPPPARVLGRTAWMTIAQPAELTRRWIEGRRQGLATPIAMMSTVTAVTAILGFILLRISGAEAPVEQKVNFADLLTVAPFLQSSFPRASAYAAGNSDAMLAQFKATGSYLAAFWPALFILPGYLALAPWRRLNNHNALILACVESVFLLIVTGVWSCLKLVAPGMASAGLTSLLFWIVICAHGAMHVRQVANTGWGYAISRPFIAAVIFPIVGYFFVVLIMALTLMFANT; translated from the coding sequence ATGAGCGACGCTGCGACCACGCCCGCCACCTGTCCGTTCTGCGACGCGCCGGCGTCGGGGCGGTTCTGTTCTTCGTGCGGCAAGGAGGTGGCGCTGCACGGCACGTCCGCCGCGGTGCTGCGCGATACGTTCGGGCTGAAGCCGCCGCCCGCGCGGGTGCTGGGCCGGACGGCGTGGATGACGATCGCGCAGCCCGCCGAACTGACGCGGCGCTGGATCGAGGGGCGGCGGCAGGGACTGGCGACGCCGATCGCGATGATGTCCACCGTCACCGCGGTGACCGCGATCCTGGGCTTCATCCTGTTGCGGATCAGCGGGGCGGAGGCCCCGGTCGAGCAAAAGGTCAATTTCGCCGATCTGCTGACGGTCGCGCCGTTCCTGCAATCGTCATTTCCGCGCGCGAGCGCCTATGCGGCCGGCAACAGCGATGCGATGCTGGCGCAGTTCAAAGCGACGGGATCGTATCTGGCGGCGTTCTGGCCCGCGTTGTTCATTCTGCCGGGCTATCTCGCGCTCGCGCCGTGGCGGCGGCTGAACAACCACAATGCGCTTATCTTGGCCTGCGTCGAATCGGTGTTTCTGCTGATCGTGACGGGCGTGTGGTCGTGCCTGAAGCTGGTTGCGCCGGGGATGGCGAGCGCGGGGCTGACCTCGCTGCTGTTCTGGATCGTCATCTGCGCGCACGGCGCGATGCACGTGCGGCAGGTGGCGAACACGGGCTGGGGCTATGCGATCAGCCGCCCGTTCATCGCGGCGGTGATCTTTCCGATCGTAGGGTATTTTTTCGTCGTGCTGATCATGGCGCTGACGCTGATGTTCGCAAATACCTGA
- a CDS encoding DUF3147 family protein — MLYLALKAVISGILIAAASEVAKRYPGFGALIASLPLVSVLGMMWLWRDRPDPANMAAHAQATFWYVLPSLPMFLLIPWLLRHGIGFWPAFGLGCALTIGLYLALTALAPRIGIVL; from the coding sequence ATGCTCTACCTCGCACTCAAGGCGGTCATCTCCGGCATCCTCATCGCCGCGGCGTCGGAGGTGGCGAAACGCTATCCCGGCTTCGGGGCGCTGATCGCCTCGCTGCCGCTCGTCTCGGTGCTTGGGATGATGTGGCTGTGGCGCGACCGGCCCGATCCGGCGAACATGGCGGCGCATGCGCAGGCGACGTTCTGGTACGTCCTGCCCTCGCTGCCGATGTTCCTGCTCATTCCGTGGTTGCTGCGCCACGGCATCGGTTTCTGGCCCGCGTTCGGCCTCGGCTGCGCGCTGACGATCGGATTATATCTCGCGCTGACCGCGCTCGCCCCGCGGATTGGCATCGTGCTGTGA
- a CDS encoding inorganic phosphate transporter, with protein sequence MASSVLTADESVSRASGPRLDRPHHPAARWAFFILMAGVLVYAGVSVVADTAQVGEELAFGVFAFLGLALLIALGFEFVNGFHDTANAVATVIYTNAMPAHLAVVWSGFFNFLGVMLSSGAVAYAIITLLPVELIVNVGSGAGFAMIFALLLAAVIWNLATWYVGLPNSSSHTLIGSVLGVGFANQLLSSGATGGTSGVDWSQATKVLTGLWMAPLIGFFAALLLLLVMKAVLRNPKLFKAPESDAPPTKGIRALLIFTCTAVSFSHGSNDGQKGMGLIMLILIGCAPTAYALNRTLPASETPAFVASANAAAATLVDKGAVTIAPEQARAVLTRALERREPNTPQAYGAIVAVSRNLATQVDGYGSLSKVPAEATPNIRNDMYLVLDATRLIVKAEPPRFAKTDLTALKDYQGRLEAGTRFIPLWVKVAVAIALGLGTMIGWKRIVVTVGEKIGKQHMTYGMGASAELVAAGTILMADRFGLPVSTTHILSSGVAGASVASGMGLQRRTVLNLAAAWLLTLPVAMALSGALYWLLLTLVRAGGL encoded by the coding sequence ATGGCAAGCAGTGTTCTGACCGCCGACGAGTCGGTCTCGCGCGCGTCCGGTCCGCGGCTCGATCGGCCGCATCATCCGGCTGCGCGCTGGGCGTTTTTCATATTGATGGCTGGCGTGCTGGTCTATGCCGGCGTCAGCGTCGTCGCGGATACCGCGCAGGTCGGTGAGGAACTGGCGTTCGGGGTCTTCGCGTTCCTTGGCCTCGCGCTGCTGATCGCGCTGGGCTTCGAATTCGTGAACGGGTTTCACGATACCGCCAATGCGGTCGCGACCGTCATCTACACCAATGCGATGCCCGCGCATCTGGCGGTCGTGTGGTCGGGATTCTTCAATTTCCTGGGCGTGATGCTGTCGAGCGGCGCGGTCGCCTATGCGATCATTACCTTGCTGCCGGTCGAACTGATCGTGAACGTCGGGTCGGGCGCGGGGTTCGCGATGATCTTTGCGCTGCTGCTGGCGGCGGTGATCTGGAACTTGGCGACGTGGTATGTCGGGCTGCCGAATAGTTCGAGCCACACGCTGATCGGATCGGTGCTGGGCGTCGGTTTCGCCAATCAGCTGCTGTCGTCCGGTGCGACCGGGGGCACGTCGGGCGTCGACTGGAGCCAGGCGACAAAGGTGCTGACCGGGCTGTGGATGGCGCCGCTGATCGGTTTCTTTGCGGCGTTGCTGCTGTTGCTGGTCATGAAGGCGGTGCTGCGTAACCCGAAATTATTCAAGGCGCCGGAGAGCGACGCGCCGCCGACGAAGGGCATCCGCGCGCTGTTGATCTTCACCTGTACCGCGGTGTCGTTCAGCCACGGCAGCAACGACGGGCAGAAGGGGATGGGGCTGATCATGCTCATCCTGATCGGCTGTGCGCCCACCGCTTATGCGCTAAACCGGACGTTGCCCGCGAGTGAGACGCCCGCCTTCGTCGCCAGCGCGAACGCCGCGGCGGCGACGCTGGTGGACAAGGGCGCGGTCACGATCGCGCCGGAGCAGGCCCGGGCCGTGCTGACCCGCGCGCTGGAGCGCCGCGAACCGAACACGCCGCAGGCGTATGGCGCGATCGTCGCGGTTTCGCGCAATCTGGCGACGCAGGTCGACGGCTATGGTTCGCTGAGCAAGGTTCCGGCCGAGGCGACGCCGAACATCCGCAACGACATGTATCTGGTGCTCGACGCGACCCGGTTGATCGTGAAGGCCGAACCACCGCGCTTCGCCAAGACGGACCTGACGGCGCTGAAGGACTACCAGGGGCGCCTTGAGGCAGGAACCCGCTTCATTCCTTTGTGGGTAAAGGTCGCGGTGGCCATCGCTCTCGGCCTCGGCACGATGATCGGCTGGAAACGGATCGTCGTCACGGTCGGCGAGAAGATCGGCAAGCAGCACATGACGTACGGCATGGGCGCGTCGGCCGAACTGGTCGCGGCGGGGACAATCCTGATGGCGGACCGGTTCGGGTTGCCGGTGTCGACGACGCATATCCTGTCGTCGGGCGTCGCCGGCGCATCGGTCGCGAGCGGGATGGGTCTGCAGCGGCGTACCGTGCTGAACCTGGCGGCGGCGTGGTTGCTGACCTTGCCGGTCGCGATGGCGCTGTCGGGCGCGCTTTATTGGCTGCTGCTGACGCTTGTGAGAGCGGGCGGGCTCTGA
- a CDS encoding WYL domain-containing protein — translation MKLNTDTDRVSAPPAGTPVVFEAIVKQQALAATYNRGAVTIAPHVVYTKHGEIYVDALTIERDGKPPREAKISAFKVAGLSGLRVTPRRFEPSELFDANDARYDGVTLLAVDR, via the coding sequence ATGAAGCTGAACACCGACACCGACCGAGTCTCGGCCCCGCCCGCCGGAACGCCCGTCGTCTTCGAGGCGATCGTGAAGCAGCAGGCGCTGGCGGCGACATATAACCGCGGCGCGGTCACGATCGCGCCGCACGTCGTCTATACCAAGCACGGCGAAATCTACGTCGACGCGCTGACGATCGAGCGTGACGGAAAGCCGCCGCGCGAGGCGAAGATCAGCGCGTTCAAGGTTGCCGGTCTAAGCGGGCTGCGCGTCACCCCACGCCGTTTCGAACCGAGCGAATTGTTTGACGCGAACGACGCGCGATACGACGGCGTGACGCTTCTGGCGGTCGACCGCTAG
- a CDS encoding cupin domain-containing protein codes for MTDAAAVIARLQLQPHPEGGHYRETVRLPPVAAGGRSPMTAILYLLAAGEVSHWHRVDAAELWLWHEGAALSLSIADDAATATHRLNAESPQVLVPAHVWQSARTEEPWALVSCVVTPGFDFAGFELAPPGWKP; via the coding sequence ATGACCGACGCCGCCGCCGTGATCGCGCGCTTGCAGTTGCAGCCGCATCCGGAGGGCGGCCACTATCGCGAAACCGTCCGCCTGCCGCCGGTCGCGGCGGGCGGACGATCGCCGATGACCGCGATCCTCTATCTGCTCGCGGCAGGCGAAGTGTCGCACTGGCACCGCGTCGACGCGGCCGAATTGTGGCTGTGGCATGAGGGCGCGGCGCTGTCGCTCTCGATCGCGGACGATGCCGCGACCGCCACGCACCGGCTAAACGCGGAATCGCCGCAGGTGCTGGTTCCGGCGCACGTCTGGCAATCGGCGCGGACCGAAGAACCATGGGCGTTGGTCAGTTGCGTCGTGACGCCGGGGTTCGATTTCGCCGGGTTCGAACTGGCCCCGCCCGGCTGGAAGCCCTAG
- a CDS encoding ATP-dependent helicase produces the protein MTDTAQTLQDPPYLRGLNPPQREAVLITDGPVLVLAGAGTGKTAALTARLAHLLYTRKAYPSEILSVTFTNKAAREMRERVGRLVGDMVEGMPWLGTFHAIGAKMLRRHAELVGLQSNFTILDTDDQLRLMKQLISAADIDEKRFPAKSLGGLIDEWKNKGLTPREIDAGESERYANGRGGELYEQYQARLRAVNACDFSDLLLHVLTILKTDRDVLADYQRRFRYIMVDEYQDTNSVQYLWLRLLAQERRNLCCVGDDDQSIYSWRGAQVENILKFEKDFPGAKVIRLEQNYRSTPHILGAAGGVIAKNSGRLGKQLWTELDAGEKVRVIGVWDGPEEARRVGDEIESARTSGTSLDDIAILVRAQHQTREFEDRFIATGVPYKIVGGFRFYERAEIRDALAYLRVVNQPADDLAFERIVNVPKRGLGDKAVAKVHQLARAESLSLTTAAARILDTDELTPQARRALGNLVGDIARWRQMATELPHPELARQMLDESGYTAMYQAEKSVEAAGRLENLSELVRAMEEYENLGAFLEHVSLVMENEGARDDPKVTIMTIHGAKGLEFDTVFLVGWEEGLFPSQRAIDEGGARSLEEERRLAYVAITRARRRATILHAANRRIYGQWTSSIPSRFVGELPADHIDSETTMSGGESLWRANWSERADPFADVARGAGRGPGWQRAAGVDLKSPGGGYTPRTFTREPARVVESRASAISLGNKGRGDLSVGMRVFHQKFGYGDIAEIEGNKLEIDFEKAGRKRVMDSFVTVE, from the coding sequence GTGACCGACACCGCTCAAACTCTGCAAGACCCGCCCTACCTCCGCGGCCTCAACCCGCCGCAGCGCGAGGCGGTGCTGATCACCGACGGCCCGGTCCTTGTCCTCGCCGGCGCGGGCACGGGCAAGACCGCCGCGCTCACCGCACGCCTCGCGCACCTGCTCTACACGCGTAAGGCGTACCCGAGCGAAATCCTGAGCGTCACCTTCACCAACAAGGCCGCGCGCGAGATGCGCGAACGCGTCGGGCGGCTGGTGGGCGACATGGTGGAGGGGATGCCCTGGCTCGGCACCTTCCACGCGATCGGCGCGAAGATGCTCAGGCGCCATGCCGAACTGGTCGGGCTGCAATCGAACTTCACGATTCTCGATACCGACGACCAGTTGCGCCTGATGAAGCAGCTGATCTCGGCCGCCGACATCGACGAGAAGCGCTTTCCCGCAAAATCGCTCGGCGGGCTGATCGACGAATGGAAGAACAAGGGCCTGACCCCGCGCGAGATCGATGCGGGGGAGAGCGAACGCTACGCGAACGGCCGCGGCGGGGAATTGTACGAACAATATCAGGCGCGGTTGCGGGCGGTGAACGCCTGCGATTTCAGCGACCTGTTGCTCCACGTCCTGACGATCCTGAAGACCGACCGCGACGTGCTCGCCGATTACCAGCGCCGTTTCCGCTACATCATGGTCGACGAATATCAGGACACCAATTCGGTCCAGTATCTATGGCTCCGCCTGCTCGCGCAGGAACGCCGCAATCTGTGCTGCGTCGGCGACGACGACCAGTCGATCTATTCGTGGCGCGGCGCGCAGGTCGAGAATATCCTGAAGTTCGAAAAGGATTTTCCGGGCGCGAAGGTCATCCGGCTCGAACAGAATTACCGCTCCACCCCGCACATCCTGGGCGCGGCGGGCGGCGTGATCGCGAAGAACAGCGGCCGGCTCGGCAAGCAATTGTGGACCGAACTGGACGCGGGCGAAAAGGTCCGCGTCATCGGCGTATGGGACGGCCCCGAGGAAGCCCGCCGCGTCGGTGACGAAATCGAGAGCGCGAGAACGTCCGGCACCAGCCTGGACGACATCGCGATCCTCGTCCGCGCGCAGCACCAGACGCGCGAGTTCGAGGACCGCTTCATCGCCACCGGCGTGCCGTACAAGATCGTCGGCGGCTTCCGCTTCTACGAACGCGCCGAAATCCGCGATGCGCTGGCCTATCTGCGCGTCGTCAATCAGCCCGCCGACGACCTCGCCTTCGAACGCATCGTCAACGTGCCGAAACGCGGGCTGGGCGACAAGGCTGTGGCGAAGGTCCATCAGCTCGCCCGCGCCGAAAGCCTGTCGCTGACCACCGCCGCCGCGCGCATCCTCGACACCGACGAACTCACCCCGCAGGCGCGCCGCGCGCTCGGCAACCTCGTCGGCGACATCGCACGCTGGCGTCAGATGGCGACCGAACTGCCGCACCCCGAACTCGCCCGGCAGATGCTCGACGAAAGCGGCTATACCGCGATGTACCAGGCCGAGAAATCGGTCGAGGCGGCAGGAAGGCTGGAAAACCTGTCCGAACTCGTCCGCGCGATGGAGGAATATGAGAACCTCGGCGCGTTCCTCGAACACGTCAGCCTCGTGATGGAGAACGAAGGCGCGCGCGACGATCCGAAGGTCACGATCATGACCATCCACGGTGCGAAGGGGCTCGAATTCGACACCGTGTTCCTGGTCGGCTGGGAGGAAGGGCTGTTCCCCTCACAACGCGCGATCGACGAAGGCGGCGCGCGGAGCCTCGAGGAGGAACGCCGCCTCGCCTATGTCGCGATCACCCGCGCCCGCCGCCGCGCCACGATCCTCCACGCCGCGAACCGTCGCATCTACGGCCAATGGACGTCGAGCATCCCGTCACGCTTCGTCGGCGAATTGCCCGCCGACCATATCGACAGCGAGACGACGATGTCGGGCGGCGAGAGCCTGTGGCGCGCCAACTGGTCCGAACGCGCCGACCCGTTCGCCGACGTGGCGCGCGGCGCGGGCCGCGGCCCCGGCTGGCAACGCGCGGCTGGCGTCGATCTCAAATCGCCCGGCGGCGGCTACACCCCCCGCACCTTCACCCGCGAACCTGCCCGCGTCGTCGAAAGCCGCGCGAGCGCGATCAGCCTCGGCAACAAGGGCCGCGGTGATCTGTCGGTCGGCATGCGCGTGTTCCACCAGAAGTTCGGCTACGGCGACATCGCCGAGATCGAAGGCAACAAGCTGGAAATTGACTTCGAGAAAGCCGGGCGGAAGCGCGTGATGGACTCGTTTGTGACGGTTGAGTGA
- a CDS encoding DMT family transporter, protein MSKFQAPAQRRMDAVDWTNLAILSVMWGCAFFFLAIQLRELPPFTIVLLRVGLAALLLLGWAAVTRMSLPGPKLWPAFLVLALLNNVVPFALYGFAQQHIASALAGILNATTPLWGVLVAHLFTRDERATSAKIVGVLLGFAGVVTMIGGDALGRLGGNTLAQAACLAATLSYAFAAVWSRRFAAAGVKPLSVATGQLTAAAIVMIPLAAIVDRPWTMAMPGPAVWGAVAGMVLVSTVFAYVLYFRLVERAGASNSLLVTFTIPVVAILLGVAVLGETLMAKHFIGMALIALGLAAIDGRPWARLRGGDRVA, encoded by the coding sequence ATGAGTAAGTTCCAAGCCCCGGCCCAACGCCGCATGGACGCCGTCGACTGGACCAATCTCGCGATATTGTCGGTCATGTGGGGGTGCGCCTTCTTCTTCCTCGCGATCCAACTTCGCGAACTGCCGCCGTTCACCATCGTGCTGCTCCGCGTCGGACTGGCCGCGCTGCTGCTGCTCGGTTGGGCGGCGGTGACGCGAATGAGCCTCCCCGGACCGAAGCTGTGGCCCGCGTTTCTGGTGCTGGCGTTGCTCAACAACGTGGTTCCTTTCGCGCTCTATGGTTTTGCGCAACAGCATATCGCGAGTGCGCTCGCCGGAATCCTGAACGCGACGACGCCTTTATGGGGCGTGCTCGTCGCGCATTTGTTCACCCGCGACGAGCGTGCGACGTCGGCTAAGATCGTCGGCGTATTGCTCGGCTTCGCGGGCGTCGTGACGATGATCGGCGGCGACGCGCTCGGCAGGCTCGGCGGTAATACGCTAGCGCAGGCCGCGTGCCTCGCCGCGACCTTGAGCTACGCCTTCGCCGCGGTCTGGTCGCGGCGGTTCGCGGCGGCGGGGGTCAAACCGCTGAGCGTAGCGACGGGCCAGCTCACCGCCGCCGCGATCGTGATGATCCCGCTCGCCGCGATCGTCGATCGGCCGTGGACGATGGCGATGCCCGGCCCGGCGGTGTGGGGCGCGGTCGCCGGCATGGTGCTGGTCTCGACCGTATTCGCCTATGTCCTCTATTTCCGGCTGGTCGAGCGGGCGGGCGCGAGCAATTCGTTGCTGGTGACCTTCACGATCCCCGTCGTCGCCATCCTGTTGGGGGTCGCCGTGCTGGGCGAAACGCTGATGGCCAAGCATTTTATCGGCATGGCGCTGATCGCGCTGGGCCTCGCAGCGATCGACGGGCGGCCGTGGGCGCGGCTCAGGGGCGGGGACCGGGTCGCCTAA
- a CDS encoding prolyl oligopeptidase family protein: MRRLGVVLMAASILASGVVCSGAVAQGAAMTDSNDPYIWLEDKDGAKPLAWVEAENAKTLPRLQNDPRYKTFYAEALAIAAAKDRIPMPTQQYGRILNFWRDADHPQGIWRWTTPADYATANPTWKTLIDVDALSKAEGKKWVWEGSTCLQPEERLCLVSLSEGGEDAASYREFDLETGQFVANGFDLPKSKQGATWVDKDSLLVSRDWGAGTMTDSSYPFVVKLLKRGQPLSAATEVYRGAPGDQLGTYAGTLVDAKGNRAVVIERRDTFFGGEKYLWTSKGTRKLDLPSRTFATGMVDGRVIFETSEPWRDVPAGAVAWAPLAEVKSGKMNPRMLFVPNERQAVQGVSTTRDRVLVSYIDNVRGRMSAFAPSAKGWTATPVPVPENMSVAVASTTDRSDQAFVSISGFATPTTLATLDAAKPAAPTTIKTLPARFDASGVIVDQFEATSSDGTKVPYFVVRPKGAKLDGTTPTLMTAYGGFELSRLPTYLGATGKVWIERGGAYVLANIRGGGEFGPKWHDAGRKTKRQVIYDDFAAVAQDLFARKVTSAKKLGIYGGSNGGLLMGVEFNQHPELWGAVAIQVPLLDMLRYEGIAAGASWVDEYGSVKVPEERAFLAKISPYHNIRKGAAYPEPYIWTTTKDDRVGPQHARKFASRLKEYGLPYLFYEDTTGGHSGDADIEQGARLQALQMTYFAQKLMDSGSATAAAK; this comes from the coding sequence ATGCGGCGATTGGGTGTGGTGTTGATGGCGGCGAGCATACTTGCGAGCGGGGTTGTGTGCTCCGGGGCGGTCGCCCAAGGCGCGGCGATGACCGATTCGAACGATCCGTATATCTGGCTGGAGGACAAGGACGGCGCGAAGCCGCTGGCGTGGGTCGAGGCCGAGAATGCGAAGACGCTGCCGCGGCTGCAGAACGATCCGCGCTACAAGACCTTCTATGCCGAGGCGCTGGCGATCGCGGCGGCGAAGGATCGCATTCCGATGCCGACCCAGCAATATGGCCGCATCCTGAACTTCTGGCGCGACGCCGACCATCCGCAGGGCATATGGCGCTGGACGACGCCGGCCGATTACGCGACCGCGAACCCGACGTGGAAGACGCTGATCGACGTCGACGCGCTGTCAAAGGCCGAGGGCAAGAAATGGGTGTGGGAGGGAAGCACCTGCCTCCAGCCCGAGGAACGGCTCTGCCTGGTATCGCTGTCCGAAGGCGGCGAGGATGCGGCCAGCTATCGCGAGTTCGATCTGGAGACTGGGCAGTTCGTCGCGAACGGTTTCGACCTGCCGAAATCGAAGCAGGGCGCGACGTGGGTCGACAAGGACAGCCTGCTGGTCAGCCGCGACTGGGGGGCGGGGACGATGACCGACTCGAGCTACCCGTTCGTCGTGAAGCTACTGAAACGCGGGCAGCCGCTGTCGGCCGCGACCGAAGTGTACCGCGGTGCGCCGGGTGATCAGCTCGGCACTTATGCCGGGACATTGGTCGACGCGAAGGGCAATCGCGCGGTCGTCATCGAGCGGCGCGACACATTCTTCGGTGGCGAGAAGTATCTCTGGACGTCGAAGGGCACGCGCAAACTGGACCTTCCGTCGCGCACGTTCGCGACCGGGATGGTCGACGGACGCGTGATCTTCGAGACGAGCGAGCCGTGGCGAGATGTGCCCGCCGGCGCGGTGGCGTGGGCGCCGCTCGCCGAGGTCAAAAGCGGCAAGATGAATCCGCGCATGCTGTTCGTGCCGAACGAGCGGCAGGCGGTGCAGGGCGTGTCGACGACCAGGGACCGGGTGCTGGTCAGCTATATCGACAACGTCCGCGGACGGATGAGCGCGTTTGCGCCGTCGGCGAAGGGCTGGACCGCCACGCCCGTACCGGTGCCCGAGAACATGAGCGTCGCGGTTGCCAGCACCACTGATCGCAGCGACCAGGCGTTCGTGTCGATCAGCGGCTTTGCGACGCCGACGACGCTGGCTACGCTCGACGCCGCTAAGCCCGCTGCGCCGACGACAATCAAGACGCTTCCGGCGCGATTCGATGCGTCCGGCGTGATAGTCGATCAGTTCGAAGCGACCTCCAGCGACGGGACGAAAGTGCCGTATTTCGTCGTCCGTCCGAAGGGTGCGAAGCTGGACGGGACGACGCCGACGTTGATGACCGCATATGGCGGGTTCGAGCTTTCGCGGCTGCCGACCTATCTCGGCGCGACGGGCAAGGTATGGATCGAGCGGGGCGGGGCGTATGTGCTGGCCAACATCCGTGGCGGGGGCGAGTTCGGGCCGAAATGGCACGACGCGGGGCGCAAGACGAAGCGGCAGGTGATCTACGACGATTTCGCCGCGGTGGCGCAGGATCTGTTCGCGCGGAAAGTAACCAGCGCGAAGAAGCTCGGCATCTATGGCGGGTCGAATGGCGGCTTGCTGATGGGGGTCGAATTCAATCAGCACCCCGAATTGTGGGGCGCGGTGGCGATCCAGGTGCCATTGCTCGACATGCTCCGCTACGAAGGGATTGCGGCGGGCGCATCGTGGGTCGACGAATATGGCAGTGTGAAGGTGCCCGAGGAACGCGCCTTCCTCGCGAAGATTTCGCCTTATCATAACATCCGCAAAGGTGCGGCCTATCCCGAACCTTATATCTGGACGACGACGAAGGACGATCGCGTCGGCCCGCAGCACGCGCGCAAATTCGCCTCGCGGCTGAAGGAATATGGGCTGCCGTATCTGTTCTATGAGGATACGACGGGTGGCCATTCGGGCGACGCCGATATCGAACAGGGCGCGCGGCTGCAGGCGCTGCAGATGACGTATTTCGCGCAGAAGCTGATGGATTCCGGCAGCGCGACAGCAGCGGCCAAATAA
- a CDS encoding GFA family protein yields the protein MATTGKCHCGAISYSAEGAPEHHALCHCGDCRSWSGAPMVGWIAWKEDQVTVTGEPATYHSSEHGARDFCAKCGTGLFYRNPQFLPGIVDIQSGTLDDMEGNPPGAQIMVKDRVSWAKGMTELPEFQTYPGMD from the coding sequence ATGGCGACCACCGGAAAATGTCATTGCGGCGCAATTTCCTACTCGGCGGAGGGTGCGCCCGAGCATCATGCCTTGTGTCATTGCGGCGATTGCCGGTCGTGGTCGGGCGCACCGATGGTCGGGTGGATCGCGTGGAAGGAGGATCAGGTGACGGTCACCGGCGAACCCGCGACCTATCATTCGTCCGAACACGGTGCCCGTGATTTCTGCGCGAAATGCGGGACCGGGCTGTTCTATCGCAATCCGCAATTCCTGCCGGGGATCGTCGACATCCAGTCGGGCACGCTGGACGACATGGAGGGCAATCCACCGGGCGCGCAGATCATGGTCAAGGATCGCGTGTCGTGGGCGAAGGGCATGACCGAGTTGCCGGAGTTCCAGACCTATCCGGGCATGGATTGA
- a CDS encoding glycine zipper 2TM domain-containing protein, translated as MLTRLLATTAALATLALAVPATAQSAAEDARFRTAQERFDRELQLFRGEYDRYQTARRLPRGYTDPRYDDRNAPRLPDPRYDGRGYQDDEYAGWQDERGYDPARDYRSGSNYQERTLSSNERVYSGNDGRYYCKRSDGTTGLIVGGAAGGLLGNVIDGGRSRIVGTLLGGAAGALAGRAVDQNNSQIRCR; from the coding sequence ATGCTCACCCGACTTCTCGCCACCACCGCCGCGCTCGCCACGCTTGCGCTCGCCGTTCCCGCCACCGCGCAGAGCGCCGCCGAGGACGCGCGCTTCCGCACCGCGCAGGAGCGGTTCGACCGCGAACTGCAGTTGTTTCGCGGGGAATATGATCGCTACCAGACCGCACGCCGCCTGCCGCGCGGCTATACCGATCCGCGTTATGATGATCGCAATGCGCCGCGCCTGCCCGACCCGCGCTACGATGGGCGTGGCTATCAGGACGACGAATATGCCGGCTGGCAGGATGAGCGCGGTTATGATCCCGCGCGCGATTATCGTTCCGGCTCGAACTATCAGGAACGCACGCTAAGCTCGAACGAGCGCGTCTATTCAGGCAACGACGGCCGTTATTATTGCAAGCGCAGCGACGGCACGACCGGGCTGATCGTTGGCGGTGCCGCGGGCGGCCTTTTGGGCAATGTCATCGACGGCGGGCGCAGCCGCATCGTCGGCACGCTGCTGGGTGGCGCGGCGGGCGCGCTCGCGGGGCGCGCGGTCGACCAGAACAATTCCCAGATCCGCTGCCGATGA